The proteins below come from a single Kitasatospora sp. NBC_00315 genomic window:
- a CDS encoding ricin-type beta-trefoil lectin domain protein produces the protein MTPWLRRAAAEASALCALAALLAALGLPAPALGRPVPALAAVDRPARASAPPPADAAAAGPGATTPSRTAGDAGQAAPMGWSSWNSFASSIDAATIRAQTDALVAAGLPEAGYRYVDIDEGWWEGARDAAGDITVDAGRWPGGMGAVADYIHGKGLKAGIYTDAGRDGCGYHYPTTRPAAPNTGLEGHELQDAIQFERWGFDLVKVDWCGGQAEHLDPQSTYSRISAAVDRATAVTGHPMLLSVCEWGVGRPWNWGAGTAAMWRTGGDLVLWGERPSPARILAGFDANLHPTAQHTGAFNDPDMLTAGLDGLTDAQTRTHLALWALAGAPLLAGNDLTRMTPATRAALTNPGMIAVDQDARGLQGVRTAEDSPGLQVYGKVLDGPGRRAVLLLNRTTAAAPITARWAALGLTAAPAAVRDVWTDTALGDPADGYTASVPAGGSVLLTVTGTDSPATSYEAEAGTPGGPAAVTGCATCSGGAAVTTLGGGADVTLGGVRAGAAGLQLAELAYVNRDPGRRTATLQVNGQAPTVISFPPTGDSPGTVSVLLSLARGSANTLTFGNPDGAAPDLDAVRLRPIEGTDGTALTGAASGRCAELPDSAVAEGSRLALRTCDGGTNQTFTATARGELVVYGTRCLDVLEPDAADGSEAVIESCTGAAQQQWSARSDGSLANRLSGLCLGTAERGTADGTPLGLQVCDGGTHQRWVLDPG, from the coding sequence ATGACCCCCTGGCTCCGGCGGGCCGCCGCCGAGGCGTCGGCGCTCTGCGCGCTCGCAGCCCTGCTCGCGGCCCTCGGCCTCCCGGCACCGGCTCTCGGCCGGCCGGTACCGGCCCTCGCGGCGGTCGACCGGCCCGCGCGGGCGAGCGCGCCACCCCCGGCGGACGCGGCGGCGGCCGGTCCGGGTGCGACGACGCCTTCCCGTACCGCCGGTGACGCCGGCCAGGCCGCCCCGATGGGGTGGTCCAGCTGGAACAGCTTCGCCAGCAGCATCGACGCCGCCACCATCAGGGCGCAGACCGACGCCCTCGTCGCCGCCGGGCTGCCCGAAGCCGGCTACCGGTACGTCGACATCGACGAGGGGTGGTGGGAGGGAGCCCGCGACGCGGCGGGGGACATCACCGTCGACGCCGGCCGGTGGCCGGGCGGGATGGGCGCCGTCGCCGACTACATCCACGGCAAGGGCCTCAAGGCGGGGATCTACACCGACGCCGGGCGCGACGGCTGCGGCTACCACTACCCGACCACCCGGCCCGCCGCCCCGAACACCGGCCTCGAGGGCCACGAACTCCAGGACGCGATCCAGTTCGAACGGTGGGGCTTCGACCTGGTCAAGGTCGACTGGTGCGGTGGCCAGGCCGAACACCTCGATCCACAGAGCACCTACAGCCGGATCAGCGCCGCCGTCGACCGGGCCACCGCCGTCACCGGCCACCCGATGCTGCTGTCCGTCTGCGAATGGGGCGTCGGCCGGCCCTGGAACTGGGGCGCGGGGACCGCGGCGATGTGGCGCACCGGCGGCGACCTGGTCCTCTGGGGCGAGCGGCCCTCCCCCGCCCGGATCCTGGCCGGCTTCGACGCGAACCTGCACCCCACCGCGCAGCACACCGGTGCCTTCAACGACCCCGACATGCTGACGGCCGGCCTGGACGGCCTCACCGACGCCCAGACCCGCACCCATCTGGCCCTGTGGGCCCTCGCCGGCGCCCCGTTGCTGGCCGGCAACGACCTGACCAGGATGACCCCCGCCACCAGGGCCGCGCTCACCAACCCCGGGATGATCGCCGTCGACCAGGACGCCCGGGGGCTCCAGGGCGTCAGGACCGCCGAGGACTCCCCCGGCCTGCAGGTCTACGGCAAGGTGCTCGACGGCCCCGGGCGGCGCGCCGTCCTGCTGCTCAACCGCACCACGGCCGCCGCCCCGATCACCGCCCGCTGGGCCGCTCTGGGCCTCACCGCCGCGCCCGCCGCCGTCCGCGACGTCTGGACGGACACCGCTCTGGGCGACCCTGCCGACGGCTACACCGCGAGCGTCCCGGCGGGCGGCTCCGTCCTGCTGACCGTGACCGGCACGGACTCGCCGGCCACCTCGTACGAGGCGGAGGCGGGCACCCCTGGCGGCCCGGCCGCCGTGACCGGGTGCGCGACCTGCTCCGGGGGCGCCGCCGTGACCACGCTGGGCGGGGGCGCGGACGTCACCCTCGGCGGGGTACGCGCGGGCGCCGCGGGCCTCCAACTCGCCGAACTGGCCTACGTCAACCGCGACCCCGGCCGGCGGACCGCGACCCTCCAGGTCAACGGACAGGCCCCGACGGTGATCAGCTTTCCGCCGACCGGCGACTCCCCCGGCACCGTCTCCGTGCTGCTCTCGCTCGCCAGGGGATCCGCCAACACCCTCACCTTCGGCAACCCCGACGGTGCGGCCCCCGACCTGGACGCCGTCAGGCTCCGGCCGATCGAGGGCACCGACGGCACCGCCCTCACCGGCGCCGCCTCCGGCCGCTGCGCCGAACTGCCCGACAGCGCCGTCGCCGAGGGCTCCCGGCTCGCCCTGCGGACCTGCGACGGCGGCACCAACCAGACCTTCACCGCCACCGCGCGCGGGGAACTCGTGGTGTACGGCACCCGCTGCCTCGACGTCCTGGAGCCGGACGCCGCCGACGGCTCCGAGGCGGTCATCGAGAGCTGCACCGGCGCCGCCCAACAGCAGTGGAGCGCCCGCTCCGACGGATCACTGGCCAACCGGCTCTCCGGCCTGTGTCTCGGCACGGCCGAGCGGGGCACCGCCGACGGCACCCCGCTCGGCCTCCAGGTCTGCGACGGCGGGACGCACCAGCGGTGGGTGCTGGACCCGGGGTGA
- the mmsA gene encoding multiple monosaccharide ABC transporter ATP-binding protein, with translation MAGPVLEMRSITKSFPGVKALSDVNLSVAPGEVHAVCGENGAGKSTLMKVLSGVHPHGSYQGEILFEGEPCEFRDIRASERRGIVIIHQELALVPYLSIAENIFLGNEHARRGIVSWHKTLTHAKALLKRVGLHEQPQTRVADIGVGKQQLVEIAKALAKEVKLLILDEPTAALNDEDSRKLLDLILELKAQGISCIIISHKLNEIAKVADSVTILRDGRTIETLAVGAAGISEDRIIRGMVGRDLEHRYPERVSQPGEIALAIEDWTVLHPIDHHRKVVDGVSVNVRRGEIVGVAGLMGAGRTELAMSVFGRSYGRWTGGRVLLDGREIRTRTVPEAIGHGIAYVTEDRKQLGLNLMDTVSRNISLSALGKVSRRGRVDEHEETRVAEGFRRSMNIKTPSVFAQVGKLSGGNQQKVVLSKWIFSGPEVLILDEPTRGIDVGAKAEIYTVIADLADQGKAVLVISSELPELLGMCDRIYTMAEGRLTGELGRANATQESLMRLMTVSAATENEQV, from the coding sequence ATGGCCGGACCTGTCCTCGAGATGCGTTCGATCACCAAGTCCTTCCCCGGCGTCAAGGCGCTCTCGGACGTCAACCTGAGCGTCGCGCCCGGCGAGGTCCATGCCGTCTGCGGCGAGAACGGCGCCGGCAAGTCCACCCTGATGAAGGTGCTCAGCGGCGTCCACCCGCACGGCTCCTACCAGGGCGAGATCCTCTTCGAGGGCGAGCCCTGCGAGTTCCGGGACATCCGGGCCAGCGAACGGCGCGGCATCGTGATCATCCACCAGGAGCTCGCCCTGGTGCCCTACCTCTCGATCGCCGAGAACATCTTCCTCGGCAACGAGCACGCCAGACGCGGGATCGTCAGCTGGCACAAGACCCTCACCCACGCCAAGGCGCTGCTGAAGCGGGTCGGCCTGCACGAGCAGCCGCAGACCCGGGTGGCCGACATCGGGGTCGGCAAGCAGCAGCTGGTGGAGATCGCCAAGGCGCTCGCCAAGGAGGTGAAGCTGCTCATCCTGGACGAGCCCACCGCCGCCCTGAACGACGAGGACAGCCGCAAGCTGCTCGACCTCATCCTGGAGCTCAAGGCCCAGGGCATCTCCTGCATCATCATCTCGCACAAGCTCAACGAGATCGCCAAGGTGGCCGACTCGGTCACCATCCTGCGCGACGGCCGAACCATCGAGACCCTCGCGGTCGGCGCGGCGGGCATCTCCGAGGACCGGATCATCCGGGGCATGGTCGGCCGCGACCTGGAGCACCGCTACCCCGAGCGGGTCTCGCAGCCCGGCGAGATCGCGCTGGCCATCGAGGACTGGACCGTCCTGCATCCGATCGACCACCACCGCAAGGTGGTCGACGGGGTGTCGGTCAACGTGCGGCGCGGCGAGATCGTGGGTGTCGCGGGCCTGATGGGCGCCGGTCGCACCGAGCTGGCCATGAGCGTCTTCGGCCGCTCGTACGGGCGCTGGACCGGCGGCCGGGTGCTGCTGGACGGCCGGGAGATCCGCACCCGTACGGTGCCCGAGGCGATCGGCCACGGCATCGCCTACGTCACCGAGGACCGCAAGCAGCTCGGGCTGAACCTGATGGACACCGTCAGCCGCAACATCTCGCTGAGCGCGCTGGGCAAGGTCTCGCGCCGCGGCCGGGTCGACGAGCACGAGGAGACCCGGGTCGCCGAGGGCTTCCGCCGGTCCATGAACATCAAGACGCCCTCGGTGTTCGCGCAGGTGGGCAAGCTCAGCGGCGGCAACCAGCAGAAGGTCGTGCTCAGCAAGTGGATCTTCTCCGGACCGGAGGTGCTGATCCTGGACGAACCCACCCGCGGTATCGACGTCGGCGCCAAGGCCGAGATCTACACGGTGATCGCCGACCTCGCCGACCAGGGGAAGGCGGTTCTGGTCATCTCCTCCGAACTGCCCGAACTGCTCGGCATGTGCGACCGCATCTACACGATGGCCGAGGGCCGGCTCACGGGTGAGCTCGGCCGTGCGAACGCGACCCAGGAATCCCTCATGCGCCTCATGACCGTGAGCGCGGCGACCGAGAACGAGCAGGTGTAA
- a CDS encoding NAD(P)/FAD-dependent oxidoreductase, with translation MSGVPAPARPESRLPVGTSATSATAAQATAAAPGGTAADGSPAPGGGSAPATSGAAGTVNGGVSFWYSAIGLPEPRPALDGPAEADVCIVGGGFTGLWTAYYLKRADPGLRVTVLERRFCGYGASGRNGGWLYSGFAGRGVFARRYGREAAVGLQQAMNAAVDEVIRVAGSEGIEADIVKGGVLEVARNPAQLARLRAFVEEEHAFGQDEQELLGAAESTARIGVAGTLGGSWSPHGARIQPAKLMRGLARVCEALGVVIHEDTPVTAIMPAGSGSGTGRGGRARALTPYGAVSARFVLRATEGFTAGLRGERRTWLPMNSSMIVTEPLPPAFWAEAGWAGRETLGDMAHAYMYAQRTADDRIALGGRGVPYRFGSRVDHDGATRQRTVDQLREILLRFFPAAGAYVGPRGGLAHAWSGVLGVPRDWCSTVELDPASGLGWAGGYVGSGVTTTNLAARTLRDLVLRADGADASELTALPWVGHAVRRWEPEPLRWIGVHGMYAAYHAADRQESGGRADTSPIARAADVVSGRH, from the coding sequence ATGTCCGGCGTCCCCGCGCCGGCCCGTCCGGAAAGCAGGCTCCCCGTGGGCACCTCCGCCACCTCCGCCACCGCCGCGCAGGCCACCGCCGCCGCACCGGGTGGCACCGCCGCCGACGGGAGTCCCGCGCCGGGCGGCGGATCGGCACCGGCCACGTCCGGCGCGGCCGGGACGGTCAACGGCGGCGTCTCGTTCTGGTACTCCGCGATCGGCCTGCCGGAGCCCCGCCCGGCGCTGGACGGCCCGGCCGAGGCCGATGTGTGCATCGTCGGCGGCGGCTTCACGGGACTGTGGACGGCCTACTACCTGAAGCGGGCCGACCCCGGCCTCCGGGTGACGGTGCTGGAGCGCCGCTTCTGCGGCTACGGAGCCTCCGGGCGCAACGGCGGCTGGCTGTACAGCGGCTTCGCGGGGCGCGGCGTCTTCGCCCGCCGGTACGGACGGGAGGCGGCGGTCGGGCTCCAGCAGGCGATGAACGCGGCGGTGGACGAGGTGATCCGGGTGGCCGGGTCCGAGGGCATCGAGGCCGACATCGTCAAGGGCGGCGTCCTGGAGGTGGCCCGCAACCCGGCGCAGCTGGCCCGGCTCAGGGCCTTCGTCGAGGAGGAGCACGCGTTCGGCCAGGACGAGCAGGAACTCCTCGGAGCGGCCGAGTCGACCGCGCGGATCGGCGTGGCGGGCACGCTGGGCGGCAGCTGGAGCCCGCACGGCGCGCGGATCCAGCCGGCCAAGCTGATGCGGGGTCTGGCCCGGGTGTGCGAGGCGCTGGGCGTGGTGATCCACGAGGACACGCCGGTGACCGCGATCATGCCGGCCGGCTCCGGCTCCGGAACGGGCCGCGGCGGCCGGGCCCGGGCGCTCACCCCGTACGGCGCCGTCTCGGCCCGTTTCGTCCTGCGCGCGACCGAGGGCTTCACGGCGGGGCTGCGCGGGGAGCGGCGGACCTGGCTGCCGATGAACTCCTCGATGATCGTCACCGAGCCGCTGCCGCCCGCCTTCTGGGCCGAGGCGGGCTGGGCGGGCCGCGAGACACTGGGCGACATGGCCCACGCCTACATGTACGCCCAGCGCACCGCCGACGACCGGATCGCGCTCGGTGGGCGCGGCGTCCCCTACCGGTTCGGCTCCAGGGTCGACCACGACGGGGCGACCCGGCAGCGGACCGTCGACCAGTTGCGGGAGATCCTGCTGCGGTTCTTCCCGGCCGCCGGCGCGTACGTCGGGCCGCGCGGCGGGTTGGCACACGCCTGGTCGGGTGTGCTGGGCGTGCCGCGCGACTGGTGCTCGACGGTGGAACTCGACCCGGCCTCGGGGCTCGGCTGGGCCGGCGGATACGTCGGCAGCGGTGTGACCACCACCAACCTGGCCGCCCGTACGCTGCGCGACCTGGTGCTCCGCGCGGACGGCGCCGACGCCTCGGAGCTGACCGCGCTGCCGTGGGTGGGGCACGCGGTCCGCCGCTGGGAGCCCGAACCGCTGCGGTGGATCGGTGTGCACGGGATGTACGCCGCGTACCACGCCGCGGACCGGCAGGAGAGCGGCGGGCGGGCCGACACCTCACCGATCGCCCGGGCGGCGGACGTGGTGTCCGGGCGGCACTGA
- a CDS encoding carboxyl transferase domain-containing protein, with translation MSAERGPTAGELIGLLADPDTFTCWDEPPAGSAADTDYRASLARARERTGLDEAVTTGAVRLAGRPVAVVASEFGFLGGSIGVDTAERITRAVERATAERLPLLALPVSGGTRMQEGSAAFLCMLRITAAVQAHRAAGLPYLTYLRNPTMGGVFASWGTLGHLVLAEPGARLGFLGPRVYEELRGVRLPADVQLAETLAHQGLVDAVVAPSALREVFRRTLAVLCDGPAPTAGAGAQAPGTGSPAPGPHSPARSVGPSGPPDAWESVRRTRRPERPGTRELLGRAAEELVLLDAPGGADGALVRALARFHGRPAVVVGQQRRGQGPERPFTAADLRAVRRTAHLAEQLGLPLVTVVDTAGAELSAQAELDGVAVEIAYCLTTLLALRTPVLAVLLGQGSGGGALALLPADRVVAAEHAWLAPLPPEGASAIVHRDGGHAAELARAQGIGAHDLAAVGLVDRIVPERPDAADEPESFCDRLGRAMGTALADLTARSEADRTTDRRRRHRRLGDTLGDALER, from the coding sequence GTGAGCGCGGAGCGCGGCCCGACGGCCGGCGAACTGATCGGCCTGCTGGCCGATCCCGACACCTTCACCTGCTGGGACGAGCCGCCCGCCGGCTCCGCCGCGGACACCGACTACCGGGCGTCGCTGGCCCGGGCCCGGGAGCGCACCGGCCTGGACGAGGCGGTCACCACCGGCGCCGTCCGGCTGGCCGGGCGGCCGGTGGCCGTGGTGGCGTCCGAGTTCGGGTTCCTGGGCGGCTCGATCGGCGTGGACACCGCCGAGCGGATCACCCGGGCCGTGGAGCGGGCCACCGCCGAGCGGCTGCCCCTGCTCGCCCTGCCCGTCTCGGGCGGTACCCGGATGCAGGAGGGTTCGGCGGCGTTCCTGTGCATGCTCAGGATCACCGCGGCCGTCCAGGCCCACCGGGCGGCCGGGCTTCCCTACCTCACCTATCTCCGCAATCCGACGATGGGTGGCGTCTTCGCCTCCTGGGGCACGCTCGGGCACCTGGTGCTCGCCGAGCCCGGCGCCCGGCTCGGGTTCCTCGGCCCCCGGGTGTACGAGGAACTGCGCGGCGTGCGGCTCCCCGCCGACGTGCAGCTCGCCGAGACGCTCGCGCACCAGGGGCTGGTGGATGCCGTGGTCGCGCCGTCCGCGCTGCGCGAGGTGTTCCGCCGGACGCTGGCCGTGCTGTGCGACGGACCCGCCCCGACGGCCGGAGCCGGGGCGCAGGCGCCCGGAACCGGCTCCCCGGCGCCCGGTCCGCACTCCCCTGCCCGGTCCGTCGGACCGAGCGGGCCGCCGGACGCCTGGGAGTCGGTGCGCCGCACCCGGCGCCCGGAGCGTCCCGGTACCCGTGAGCTGCTCGGCCGCGCGGCAGAGGAGCTGGTCCTGCTGGACGCTCCCGGCGGCGCCGACGGCGCACTGGTCCGGGCCCTCGCGAGGTTCCACGGCCGGCCCGCCGTCGTGGTGGGCCAGCAACGCCGGGGCCAGGGCCCGGAGCGGCCGTTCACCGCCGCCGACCTGCGCGCCGTGCGGCGCACCGCGCACCTGGCCGAGCAGCTCGGCCTGCCCCTGGTCACGGTGGTGGACACGGCCGGCGCCGAGCTCTCCGCTCAGGCCGAACTCGACGGCGTGGCAGTGGAGATCGCGTACTGCCTCACCACCCTGCTCGCCCTGCGCACTCCGGTGCTGGCCGTTCTGCTCGGCCAGGGCTCCGGCGGCGGAGCGCTCGCCCTGCTGCCCGCCGACCGGGTCGTCGCGGCCGAACACGCCTGGCTCGCGCCCCTGCCGCCCGAAGGGGCCTCCGCCATCGTCCACCGCGACGGCGGGCACGCGGCCGAACTGGCCCGCGCCCAGGGCATCGGAGCCCACGACCTCGCCGCGGTCGGCCTGGTCGACCGGATCGTGCCCGAGCGGCCGGACGCGGCCGACGAACCGGAGAGCTTCTGCGACCGCCTCGGCCGGGCGATGGGCACCGCCCTGGCCGACCTGACCGCGCGCTCCGAGGCCGACCGAACCACCGACCGCCGCCGCCGGCACCGCCGGCTCGGGGACACCCTCGGGGACGCCCTCGAACGCTGA
- the chvE gene encoding multiple monosaccharide ABC transporter substrate-binding protein translates to MRKLLTGLAAAGLTLSLAACGQSANGVGDSSAGGGAKGGMVGIAMPTKSSERWINDGDNMVKQFQAKGYKTDLQYGDNVVENQVSQIENMITKGAKLLVVAAIDGSSLTDVLQKAADAKIPVISYDRLIRGTSNVDYYATFDNFKVGVLQGTYIADKLGLAGGKGPFNVELFAGSPDDNNATFFFQGAMSVLKPYIDQKKLVVQSGQSDFNQVATLRWDGGLAQSRMDNLLSKSYTSAKVDAVLSPYDGISIGILSSLKGVGYGGADKAMPIVTGQDAELASVKSILAGEQTQTVYKDTRELAKVAVQMGDALLTGGKPEVNDTTQYNNGSKVVPAFLLQPVSVDKENYQKVLIDGGQYTADQLK, encoded by the coding sequence GTGCGGAAGCTTCTGACGGGCCTTGCGGCAGCCGGGCTCACCCTGTCACTGGCGGCCTGCGGGCAGAGCGCCAACGGCGTCGGCGACAGCTCCGCCGGTGGCGGCGCCAAGGGCGGCATGGTGGGCATCGCGATGCCCACCAAGTCCTCGGAGCGCTGGATCAACGACGGCGACAACATGGTCAAGCAGTTCCAGGCCAAGGGCTACAAGACCGACCTGCAGTACGGCGACAACGTGGTCGAGAACCAGGTCTCGCAGATCGAGAACATGATCACCAAGGGCGCCAAGCTGCTGGTGGTCGCGGCGATCGACGGTTCGTCCCTGACCGACGTGCTGCAGAAGGCGGCCGACGCGAAGATCCCGGTGATCAGCTACGACCGGTTGATCCGAGGCACCTCCAACGTCGACTACTACGCCACCTTCGACAACTTCAAGGTCGGCGTCCTGCAGGGCACCTACATCGCGGACAAGCTCGGGCTCGCGGGTGGCAAGGGCCCCTTCAACGTCGAGCTGTTCGCCGGCTCCCCGGACGACAACAACGCCACCTTCTTCTTCCAGGGCGCGATGAGCGTGCTCAAGCCGTACATCGACCAGAAGAAGCTGGTCGTGCAGAGCGGCCAGAGCGACTTCAACCAGGTCGCCACGCTGCGCTGGGACGGCGGCCTCGCCCAGTCCCGGATGGACAACCTGCTGAGCAAGTCCTACACCTCGGCCAAGGTCGACGCGGTGCTCTCGCCGTACGACGGCATCTCGATCGGCATCCTGTCCTCGCTCAAGGGCGTCGGCTACGGCGGCGCGGACAAGGCGATGCCGATCGTGACCGGCCAGGACGCCGAGCTGGCGTCGGTGAAGTCGATCCTCGCCGGCGAGCAGACCCAGACCGTCTACAAGGACACCCGCGAACTGGCCAAGGTGGCGGTCCAGATGGGCGACGCGCTGCTGACCGGCGGCAAGCCCGAGGTGAACGACACCACCCAGTACAACAACGGGAGCAAGGTCGTGCCGGCCTTCCTGCTCCAGCCGGTCAGCGTCGACAAGGAGAACTACCAGAAGGTCCTGATCGACGGCGGTCAGTACACCGCCGACCAGCTCAAGTAG
- the mmsB gene encoding multiple monosaccharide ABC transporter permease, with translation MAQTEITKPPADEPAEPRRTGTAGSLLARALRGNIRQYGMLVALALIVVLFQIWTDGTLLKPLNVTNLIQQNSYILILAIGMMIVIIAGHIDLSVGSLAAFVGAAAAVMMVKHHVPWPLALVVALLIGAAAGAWQGFWISYVGIPSFIVTLAGMLLFRGGTQILLQGQSVAPFPKGFQKISSGFLPEVGPHTNYHNLTLLLGVAILAIAVLQEVRGRRRAAEYGLDLLPIGFFLAKLGAIAVAVLAFTLLLASYHGVPVVLLILGALLVAFGYLMRNSILGRHTYAIGGNEAAAKLSGVKSKRVVFLAFVNMGVLAALAGMVFAARLNAGTPQAGINFELEAIAAAFIGGASASGGVGTVLGAIIGGLVLGVLNNGMSLVGVGTDYQQVIKGLVLLAAVGFDVYNKRKVGS, from the coding sequence ATGGCCCAGACCGAGATCACCAAGCCCCCGGCGGACGAGCCCGCCGAGCCGAGGCGCACCGGCACCGCCGGCTCACTGCTGGCCCGGGCGCTGCGCGGCAACATCCGGCAGTACGGCATGCTGGTCGCGCTGGCGCTGATCGTCGTCCTGTTCCAGATCTGGACCGACGGCACCCTGCTCAAGCCGCTCAACGTCACCAACCTGATCCAGCAGAACAGCTACATCCTCATCCTGGCCATCGGAATGATGATCGTCATCATCGCCGGGCACATCGACCTCTCCGTCGGCTCGCTGGCCGCCTTCGTCGGCGCGGCCGCCGCGGTGATGATGGTCAAACACCACGTGCCGTGGCCGCTCGCGCTGGTCGTCGCGCTGCTCATCGGGGCCGCCGCCGGAGCCTGGCAGGGCTTCTGGATCTCCTACGTCGGCATCCCCTCCTTCATCGTCACGCTGGCCGGCATGCTGCTGTTCCGCGGCGGCACCCAGATCCTGCTGCAGGGCCAGTCGGTCGCGCCGTTCCCCAAGGGCTTCCAGAAGATCAGCAGCGGCTTCCTCCCGGAGGTCGGGCCGCACACCAACTACCACAACCTCACCCTGCTGCTCGGCGTCGCGATCCTCGCGATCGCCGTGCTCCAGGAGGTCCGCGGCCGCCGCCGGGCCGCCGAGTACGGGCTCGACCTGCTCCCGATCGGCTTCTTCCTGGCCAAGCTGGGCGCCATCGCCGTCGCCGTGCTGGCCTTCACCCTGCTGCTGGCGAGCTACCACGGCGTCCCCGTGGTGCTGCTCATCCTGGGTGCGCTGCTGGTCGCCTTCGGCTACCTGATGCGCAACTCGATCCTCGGTCGGCACACCTACGCGATCGGCGGCAACGAGGCGGCCGCGAAGCTGTCCGGCGTCAAGAGCAAGCGGGTCGTCTTCCTCGCCTTCGTCAACATGGGCGTGCTCGCCGCGCTCGCCGGGATGGTCTTCGCCGCCCGTCTGAACGCCGGCACCCCGCAGGCGGGGATCAACTTCGAGCTGGAGGCGATCGCCGCCGCCTTCATCGGCGGCGCCTCGGCCAGCGGCGGCGTCGGCACCGTGCTCGGCGCCATCATCGGCGGGCTGGTCCTGGGCGTCCTCAACAACGGCATGTCGCTGGTCGGCGTCGGAACGGACTACCAGCAGGTCATCAAGGGCCTCGTCCTGCTCGCCGCGGTGGGCTTCGACGTGTACAACAAACGTAAGGTCGGCTCCTGA
- a CDS encoding aldo/keto reductase encodes MEERVLGRTGRKASVIGLGTWQLGADWGDVREADALAVLDAAVGAGVTLFDTADVYGDGRSEQLIGRYLRANPGAPVTVATKMGRREAQLPENYTLDNFRAWTDRSRANLGVDRLDLVQLHCPPTAVYSADAVHDALDTLVVEQRIAAYGVSVETCAEALTAIARPGVATVQIILNPFRLKPLDEVLPAAAAAGVGVIARVPLASGLLSGRYTRDTVFPASDHRTYNRDGSAFDQGETFSGVDFATGVEAAVEFAALAPAGATPAQTALRWIVQQPGVSTVIPGARNADQARANAAAAALPPLPAETLDAVRDLYDRRIRPGVHGRW; translated from the coding sequence ATGGAAGAACGCGTACTCGGCAGGACGGGCCGCAAGGCCTCGGTGATCGGCCTCGGCACCTGGCAGCTCGGCGCGGACTGGGGTGACGTCCGCGAGGCGGACGCCCTGGCCGTTCTGGACGCCGCCGTCGGGGCGGGGGTCACCCTCTTCGACACGGCGGACGTCTACGGCGACGGCCGTAGTGAGCAGCTGATCGGCCGCTACCTGCGGGCCAACCCGGGCGCGCCGGTCACGGTGGCCACCAAGATGGGCCGCCGGGAGGCCCAGCTCCCGGAGAACTACACCCTGGACAACTTCCGGGCCTGGACGGACCGGTCCCGGGCCAACCTGGGCGTGGACCGGCTCGACCTGGTCCAGCTGCACTGCCCGCCCACCGCCGTGTACAGCGCCGACGCGGTCCACGACGCCCTCGACACCCTGGTGGTGGAGCAGCGGATCGCCGCCTACGGCGTCAGCGTGGAGACCTGCGCCGAGGCGCTGACCGCGATCGCGCGCCCCGGCGTGGCCACTGTGCAGATCATCCTGAACCCGTTCCGGCTCAAGCCGCTGGACGAGGTGCTGCCGGCCGCCGCCGCGGCCGGCGTCGGGGTCATCGCCCGTGTCCCGCTCGCCTCCGGCCTGCTCTCCGGCCGCTACACCCGCGACACCGTCTTCCCCGCATCGGACCACCGCACCTACAACCGTGACGGCTCCGCCTTCGACCAGGGCGAGACCTTCTCGGGCGTCGACTTCGCCACCGGTGTCGAGGCGGCCGTCGAGTTCGCGGCCCTGGCCCCGGCGGGCGCGACGCCCGCCCAGACCGCGCTGCGCTGGATCGTCCAGCAGCCGGGGGTCAGCACCGTCATCCCCGGTGCCCGCAACGCCGATCAGGCGCGGGCGAACGCGGCCGCCGCCGCGCTGCCCCCGCTCCCGGCCGAGACGCTCGACGCCGTCCGGGATCTCTACGACCGGCGGATCCGCCCGGGAGTGCACGGGCGCTGGTGA